A genomic region of Streptosporangium lutulentum contains the following coding sequences:
- a CDS encoding PhzF family phenazine biosynthesis protein, translated as MTNTVNILRYTAFTHEPEGGNPAGIVLDAGELSDAEMLAVAAEVGYSETAFVTRREDDGRAFRVRYFAPSAEVDFCGHATIATSVVLAERLGTGRLVFDTNAGEIVVNTEIADDTILATLTSVPTHSRPVGEEALAEALTALGWSHADLDPAFPPHVAFGGVEHLMLAAASRKRLSDLHYDFDGLRSVMTRNGWTTVNLFWRENDERFHSRNPFPVGGVVEDPATGAAAAAFGGYLRVLGTGSSEFTIIQGVDMGRPSTLKVSIGSPDGRTRVSGGAVEMVTA; from the coding sequence GTGACGAACACCGTGAACATCCTGCGCTACACCGCCTTCACCCATGAGCCGGAGGGCGGGAACCCCGCGGGGATCGTCCTTGACGCCGGCGAGCTCTCCGACGCGGAGATGCTCGCCGTCGCCGCCGAGGTCGGATACTCCGAGACGGCCTTCGTGACCCGCCGCGAGGACGACGGCCGCGCCTTCCGGGTCCGCTACTTCGCCCCCTCGGCGGAGGTCGACTTCTGCGGGCACGCCACGATCGCCACCTCGGTGGTCCTGGCCGAGCGCCTCGGGACCGGGAGGCTGGTCTTCGACACCAACGCGGGCGAGATCGTCGTGAACACAGAGATCGCCGACGACACGATCCTCGCCACGCTCACCAGCGTGCCCACCCACTCCCGCCCCGTGGGCGAGGAGGCGCTGGCCGAGGCGCTCACCGCCCTCGGCTGGTCGCACGCCGACCTCGACCCCGCCTTCCCGCCGCACGTCGCCTTCGGCGGGGTGGAGCACCTCATGCTCGCCGCGGCCTCCCGGAAACGCCTGTCCGACCTCCACTACGACTTCGACGGGCTGAGGTCGGTGATGACGCGCAACGGCTGGACGACGGTGAACCTGTTCTGGCGCGAGAACGACGAACGGTTCCACTCACGCAACCCGTTCCCGGTCGGGGGCGTCGTGGAGGACCCCGCGACCGGGGCCGCGGCCGCCGCCTTCGGGGGCTACCTCCGCGTCCTGGGAACCGGCTCCTCCGAGTTCACGATCATCCAGGGGGTGGACATGGGACGGCCGAGCACGCTGAAGGTGTCGATCGGCTCCCCGGACGGCCGTACCCGGGTGAGCGGAGGAGCGGTGGAGATGGTGACCGCCTGA